A stretch of DNA from Staphylococcus sp. KG4-3:
CACTTGAAGAATCTAATGGACAAATAGATAGCGTTACTGACGAAGAAATTTTAGAGGCATATCAATTGATGGCGCGTAACGAAGGCGTATTCAGTGAGCCAGCTAGTAATGCTTCGATTGCCGGCCTTATTAAGTTACATCGAGCAGGCAAATTACCTCAAGGTAAAAAAGTGGTTTCTGTATTAACTGGTAATGGTTTGAAAGATCCAGATACTGCAATTTCCTTGTTGGATAATCCCATTAAACCATTGCCAAATGATAGAGAAAGTATTTTAGATTATATCAAAGGGGCACTTTAGCATGAGCGAAAAGTTACATTTGAAAATCCCGGCATCTACTGCAAATTTAGGTGTCGGATTTGATTCAATTGGTATGGCTTTAAATAAATTTTTATATTTAGATGTGAAAATAAGTGATGACGATCATTGGTCGTTTAACCATATCGGTCCTAATGTGGAAGGTTTACCAACAGATAATAGTCATTACATTTACCAAATCGCACAAAAAGTTGCGCACAAGTATAACGTGGTTTTACCTACGTTAGAAGTTGAAATGAGAAGTGAGATTCCTTTGGCTAGAGGATTAGGCTCTTCGGCATCTGCTTTAGTAGGTGCCTTATACATAGCAAATTATTTTGGTGATATTGAGTTATCAAAATATGAATTATTGCAACTCGCTACCGAATTTGAGGGTCATCCAGATAATGTTGCACCGACGATATACGGTGGCTTAGTGTTAGGTTATTATAATCCGGAAACTAAGGTAACTGATGTTTCTTATATTGATACACCTAAAGTAGATATCATTATTACAGTTCCATCTTATGAATTAAGAACGGTTGATTCAAGAAATGCTTTACCTGATACCTTCTCACATAAAAAAGCTGTTCAAAATAGTGCGATTAGTAATACGATGATTAGTGCACTTATTCAACATAATTACGTATTAGCTGGAAAAATGATGGAGCAAGATGGGTTTCATGAACCATACAGACAAGATTTAATTCCTGAATTCCAGACAATTAAAGGACTAGCAAAACAATATTTAGCATATGCTACGGTGATAAGTGGTGCAGGTCCCACTGTACTTACTATGATAGCTCCTGAACGTAGTGGTGAATTGGTTAGAGAGTTAAAAGGAACATTTGAAAATTGTCGTTCAGAGTTGGTGACGATTAATGAGACTGGTGTTGAACTTAAAGTGTTGTACCAACGTCAATAATTTGTTGTAATATAGAATGAAGACGTTGAAGGGAGACAAGCAACATGAGTAAATATAAAATGGTAGTAATGGATATGGATGATACATTGATGAACCGTGAGAATCAAATGAGTCCTGAAACAGAAAGTTATTTAATTGAAATACAAAATAAAGGGTACAAAGTTGTATTAGCATCAGGACGTCCTACAGAAGGTATGTTACCTACTGCTAAAACTTTACAATTAGATAAATTTCAAAGTTATGTAATTAGCTATAATGGTGGGAAAACCGTAAATGTTAATACAGAAGCAGTGGAAGTAAGTCGTACTGTTTCTAAAGAAAATTTTGATTTTATAGTCGACTATTGTAGGGAAAATGAATTATTTGTATTAACTTATCAGGATGGATTTATTGTTTACGAAGGTGAACATGAATATATGAATATTGAATCTGAATTAACTGGATTGCCTATGAAACATGTAGATGACTTAAAGGATTTTATTCAAGAAGATGTGCCTAAAGTCATGGGCGTTGACTATGTACCTACGATTACAAGCCTCAATAAAGATTTGGCAGGCCATTTTAATGAAGAAATTGATGTTACTACAAGTAAACCTTATTTCTTAGAATTTATGGCTAATGGTGTATCAAAAGGAAATGCCGTTACTGAATTATGTGAAAAAGTACAAATTGATCTATCAGAAGTCATTGCTTTTGGTGACAGTGCCAATGATATTTCTATGTTAAAAGTTGTTGGACACGCTGTAGCAATGGGAAATGCTAATGATGATGTGAAGAAAGTTGCTGATGAGATAACTTTAAGTAATAGTGATAATGGTATTCCACATGCTTTAAAATCCTTATTAAATTAAAGAAAGAGCCCAAGACATTCAGTTATGTGTCTCGGGCTTTTTTAATGCTAATAGTTGTTTGTTAACATTCAAATTATGACTTTATAAAAGGTTGTGATAGTAAAATTACTAATACACTAAATTTTTAATGAATGATGTATATTATTTTGCTGTGTGCGTCCATTCATTTTTGCCACGATGTCGCTTGACATGGGCGTATACATGATCTGCCGCGTAGTCTAAGTTAGTATAAACAGTTATTGCAAATGCAGATTGGTTTTCCTCAAAGTCTTCTTGCAAGAATAAGTCTTTCAAATGTTCAAAAAGACTTTCCATTTGAGAATGGTCTAAACTACTATACTCTCTTAATGTACGTTTGATTAAGCGTTGATGCTTATCTTCAAGTGATTGCACAACTATAACGAAGCGTTCTTCAGTTTCTAAAATATCGTCAAATAAATTCGTTTGTCCAATCATATTCTCCACCTCTAAGTTACGTCATTGTTATTAATTATTATACTATACTTCTATATAACTGAAAATAACTGAGGCTTATGTATTTGGAAAGAATTAATAAAAATATTTTCGTATTATACTGACAAATCTATGTATTTTAAATAAAATACGATATAACAAAAAAACAGGAATACAAAATCAATGTTTAAATTGCTTTCGTACTCCCATTTTAGTAACTTTGAGATATCATATTTCAGTTGTTGGTGTGCTCATCATATTAAAGGTTATTTACGCCTATTTAATATGAAATAATTAGTTCAAGTCGTGACGTTTTAGATCAATTTCTTCGAGTTTTACAATTTTAGTTTTTCTAATAAATTTATGTACTAAGTATATTAGAACTAAAATGACTATAGGTATTATGTTTCTAAATAGTGCACTAATATCTCCCGATAATGCTGCACCGAACGAATTACCTCCAAACAAGAACAGTAAAGCGATGATTACAATAATCGGACCTAAAGGATAAAACGGTGCTTTATACGGTAGCACATCTTTAGGGTCTTTGTTTTGCTTTTTAATTGCTAAGCGAAGTCTGATTTGAGCTAGAATACTAGCTGCCCAAATAACAATAACTAAAGAACCGATGATATTAAGCAATGTAAACACAATATCTGATTTGAATTGAGCTAATATAATTACTGCTAATACAATAATGAAAGTTGTGAATAGTGCAACCAAAGGTAGTTTTGTTGTTTTGTTTAATTTTGCTAAGAATCTTGGTGCTTGTTTGTCTTCAGCCATTGAGTATAACATTCTACTAGTTGTATAAATACCTGAGTTAGCTGCTGATAATAACGAAGTTAAGATAACTGCGTTAATCACAGATGCTGCAAAAGCAATTCCCACACGATCAAAGACAATTGTAAATGG
This window harbors:
- a CDS encoding Cof-type HAD-IIB family hydrolase — protein: MSKYKMVVMDMDDTLMNRENQMSPETESYLIEIQNKGYKVVLASGRPTEGMLPTAKTLQLDKFQSYVISYNGGKTVNVNTEAVEVSRTVSKENFDFIVDYCRENELFVLTYQDGFIVYEGEHEYMNIESELTGLPMKHVDDLKDFIQEDVPKVMGVDYVPTITSLNKDLAGHFNEEIDVTTSKPYFLEFMANGVSKGNAVTELCEKVQIDLSEVIAFGDSANDISMLKVVGHAVAMGNANDDVKKVADEITLSNSDNGIPHALKSLLN
- the thrB gene encoding homoserine kinase gives rise to the protein MSEKLHLKIPASTANLGVGFDSIGMALNKFLYLDVKISDDDHWSFNHIGPNVEGLPTDNSHYIYQIAQKVAHKYNVVLPTLEVEMRSEIPLARGLGSSASALVGALYIANYFGDIELSKYELLQLATEFEGHPDNVAPTIYGGLVLGYYNPETKVTDVSYIDTPKVDIIITVPSYELRTVDSRNALPDTFSHKKAVQNSAISNTMISALIQHNYVLAGKMMEQDGFHEPYRQDLIPEFQTIKGLAKQYLAYATVISGAGPTVLTMIAPERSGELVRELKGTFENCRSELVTINETGVELKVLYQRQ